A single region of the Canis lupus familiaris isolate Mischka breed German Shepherd chromosome 35, alternate assembly UU_Cfam_GSD_1.0, whole genome shotgun sequence genome encodes:
- the FAM8A1 gene encoding LOW QUALITY PROTEIN: protein FAM8A1 isoform X1 (The sequence of the model RefSeq protein was modified relative to this genomic sequence to represent the inferred CDS: deleted 2 bases in 1 codon): MADGPEEARGRPPGQDDGAGDPEPARSPGGPPAAAAAAAAAAPRPRAGPQAEPQAPGLAPAAAAAEESEPPRPPGKPGAGLQEPAGREAPRERPARLSAREYSRQVHEWLWQSYCGYLTWHSGLAAFPAYCSPQPPPAGHAPAYYSPFYFLGAAAAGPDPGAAPGLPAAAAAAAAAAAAAGLGARAAHGQGAVRAAPATRVGSGAASRSPSDTGRQAGREYIIPSLAHRFMAEMVDFFILFFIKATIVLSIMHLSGIKDISKFAMHYIIEEIDEDTSMEDLQKMMIVALIYRLLVCFYEIICIWGAGGATPGKFLLGLRVVTCDTSVLIAPSRVLVIPSSNVSITTSTIRALIKNFSIASFFPAFITLLFFQHNRTAYDIVAGTIVVKRNGVR; this comes from the exons ATGGCAGACGGGCCGGAGGAAGCCCGAGGCCGCCCTCCCGGGCAGGACGACGGCGCCGGGGACCCCGAGCCCGCCCGCTCCCCGGGAggccctccg gccgccgccgccgccgccgccgccgccgccccacgCCCCCGGGCCGGGCCGCAGGCCGAACCCCAGGCCCCGGGCCTCgcgcccgccgcggccgccgctgaGGAGTCGgagccgccgcggccgccggggAAGCCCGGGGCGGGGCTGCAGGAGCCGGCGGGCCGCGAGGCGCCGCGGGAGAGGCCGGCGCGGCTGAGCGCCCGCGAGTACTCCCGGCAGGTGCACGAGTGGCTGTGGCAGTCGTACTGCGGCTACCTCACCTGGCACAGCGGCCTCGCCGCCTTCCCCGCCTACTGCAGCCCCCAGCCGCCCCCGGCCGGACACGCCCCGGCCTACTACAGCCCCTTCTACTTCCTGGGCGCCGCGGCCGCCGGGCCCGACCCGGGGGCggcccccggcctccccgccgccgccgccgccgccgccgccgccgccgccgccgcgggcctGGGCGCTCGGGCTGCGCACGGGCAGGGGGCGGTCCGGGCAGCGCCAGCGACCAGGGTGGGCTCCGGCGCCGCCTCGCGAAGCCCGAGCGACACCGGGCGGCAGGCAG gcAGAGAGTACATTATTCCTTCCTTGGCCCACAGATTTATGGCAGAGATGGTggatttctttattctcttctttataaAAGCAACCATTGTCTTAAGCATTATGCACCTCAGTGGAATAAA GGATATCTCTAAGTTTGCTATGCATTATAtaatagaagaaatagatgaagaCACATCAATGGAAGATTTGCAGAAAATGATGATTGTGGCTCTTATATACAGATTGTTAGTTTGTTTCTATGAG ataATTTGCATTTGGGGAGCAGGTGGAGCTACCCCAGGGAAGTTCCTGCTAGGGCTTCGAGTTGTGACGTGTGATACATCAGTGCTTATTGCACCAAGTCGGGTTTTAGTGATTCCTTCCTCAAATGTTAGCATTACAAC GTCTACTATACGAGCTTTGATCAAGAATTTTTctattgcttcttttttccctGCTTTCATCACACTGCTGTTTTTTCAGCATAATCGAACAGCCTATGACATTGTAGCAGGAACCATTGTGGTAAAGAGAAACGGGGTCAGATGA